One Hordeum vulgare subsp. vulgare chromosome 4H, MorexV3_pseudomolecules_assembly, whole genome shotgun sequence DNA window includes the following coding sequences:
- the LOC123448147 gene encoding uncharacterized protein LOC123448147 yields the protein MKCGFDMWRYGTLQFYDIAFFRNLNIISNICVSYVGKQGCSLLQEQVKNWQAISTIYSKDHATGAGAKTGAECAQPQSSSVAQVGDDDAETPEPPKKRARAADAILSMVGELRCTFDEALKTTDAQKVTPPSEILAALKEIPGLEGDDLLRAYGKLTANERTFESLMALPRDLRKPWLLTLPR from the coding sequence ATGAAGTGTGGCTTCGATATGTGGAGGTACGGAACTCTTCAATTTTATGACATTGCTTTCTTTCGCAACTTGAACATCATCTctaatatatgtgtgtcttaTGTAGGCAAACAAGGATGCAGCTTACTACAGGAACAAGTGAAGAATTGGCAAGCTATATCTACTATATATTCAAAAGACCATGCGACAGGTGCAGGTGCAAAGACAGGAGCTGAGTGTGCTCAACCacaatcctcatcagttgctcagGTTGGGGATGATGATGCAGAAACTCCTGAGCCGCCCAAGAAGAGGGCACGCGCTGCTGATGCTATCCTTAGCATGGTGGGAGAGCTGAGATGCACCTTTGACGAGGCTTTGAAGACAACAGATGCACAAAAGGTGACTCCTCCATCTGAAATCCTTGCTGCACTAAAGGAGATACCTGgtttggagggtgatgatctGCTGAGAGCTTATGGGAAGCTCACAGCCAATGAGCGCACCTTTGAGTCACTCATGGCACTACCCCGGGACTTGAGGAAGCCGTGGCTCTTGACCTTGCCTCGATGA
- the LOC123450354 gene encoding E3 ubiquitin-protein ligase PRT6-like, which yields MVVVALDATRDHREVEVRMSLRAFVARGDILRGGDSLLVLGVLHSVTNPRIYDLSAATLLLLFLDRYIRRLGFEGGHIVDPDLVVSTDALDSCLLFFVNYYALTPSFVQGELLCPVCRRFANSILPALPDFSGITRKAMPIAETTPTEAAASIHNLQSPRALALLESARKIVGQSTFLKAFPGNVNDTAEPALDPSLRRLTMLYYPRSKSSFSASERLSPSLFLWETLRYFVVSTEIASRDRMSNYSAQSKSCLESLRSELNSSSGFILSLLFRVSHSARVLNRREVLLRFEGIQLLAGSICSGISGDKDLLDATKRKGTSLPMVDPESEGEIFPDIQFWKQCADPVVAQDPFSSLMSAFFSLPIEVLTSTEFFIPIVHLFYIVCVIQALITCYGQEAFDISIFHGCLLNDVCQEMSGYDIAREYFVSKHIGPFCEKCPISIYIRESSGQGLVAGDARPRGGVRARGGKVEEGWRVGVGGEGGGVDEGGVLAQEDAGRRLPVGARRRRTYARRQG from the exons ATGGTGGTGGTGGCGCTCGACGCCACCCGCGACCACCGCGAGGTGGAGGTCAGGATGTCGCTCAGGGCGTTCGTCGCGCGGGGCGACATACTTCGCGGCGGCGACTCCCTCCTCGTGCTCGGCGTTCTCCACTCCGTCACCAATCCGA GAATCTACGATCTCAGTGCAGCAACTTTACTTCTTTTGTTTCTTGACAGATATATCAGGAGACTCGGTTTTGAAGGAGGACATATTGTTGATCCTGATCTGGTAGTTTCTACTGATGCATTAGACAGTTGTCTTCTTTTTTTTGTTAATTATTATGCACTTACACCTAGCTTTGTACAGGGAGAGTTGTTGTGTCCAGTGTGTCGCAGATTTGCAAATTCCATTCTTCCAGCATTGCccgatttctctggtataactaggAAGGCGATGCCAATTGCTGAAACCACGCCTACTGAGGCTGCTGCAAGTATACATAACTTACAGTCCCCTCGTGCACTGGCCCTCCTTGAAAGTGCCAGAAAAATTGTTGGACAAAGCACATTTCTAAAAGCTTTTCCTGGGAATGTGAATGACACTGCGGAGCCAGCTTTAGATCCTTCCCTTCGAAGACTCACTATGCTTTACTATCCTCGCAGCAAAAGCAGCTTTTCAGCATCTGAAAGGCTAAGCCCATCCTTGTTTCTCTGGGAAACACTTCGGTACTTTGTCGTTTCTACAGAGATCGCTTCTCGTGATAGAATGTCAAACTATTCTGCTCAATCGAAGTCTTGCTTAGAATCTCTGCGCAGCGAATTGAATTCATCGAGTGGATTCATATTGTCTCTATTGTTTCGTGTTTCTCACTCTGCACGTGTTCTGAACCGCCGTGAGGTTCTTCTGAGATTTGAAGGTATCCAACTGTTAGCAGGGTCTATTTGCTCTGGTATTTCTGGCGATAAAGATCTTTTGGATGCTACTAAGCGAAAAG GCACTTCGCTACCTATGGTTGACCCGGAAAGTGAGGGTGAAATATTTCCTGATATTCAATTTTGGAAGCAGTGTGCTGATCCTGTCGTGGCTCAAGATCCATTTTCTTCATTGATGTCAGCATTTTTCTCCCTGCCCATTGAAGTTTTGACCTCCACAGAATTCTTCATCCCTATTGTTCATCTATTCTACATTGTTTGTGTCATTCAG GCACTGATAACATGCTATGGACAAGAAGCTTTTGACatatcaatcttccatggctgccTTCTTAACGATGTTTGCCAGGAGATGTCAGGATATGATATTGCTAGAGAATATTTTGTATCTAAGCACATCGGTCCCTTTTGTGAAAAATGCCCAATCTCAATCTATATAAGAGAG AGCTCGGGGCAGGGCCTTGTCGCCGGCGACGCGAGGCCGAGGGGCGGTGTGCGGGCACGAGGAGGCAAGGTCGAGGAGGGATGGCGCGTGggcgtaggaggagaaggaggcgggGTCGACGAGGGTGGCGTGCTGGCGCAAGAGGATGCTGGCCGCCGGCTTCCAGTaggggcgaggaggcggcgcacgTATGCGAGGAGGCAGGGTTGA
- the LOC123448145 gene encoding uncharacterized protein LOC123448145 isoform X3, with protein MAGAVGFLADVNDSWLKPRLLRVVVGERMPQPGSTVQPEELASIVEAVRTHGLLSEVLQDPSDQKLAEAWRATVDAWVERVGELVESDSPYSCWLGTCFLGVTFQECSSERFAESYSDWFEKILRNLQGPSSLQLVTVVSCTSMSDLFVRLVKFLNLKKEASSFAGRVVEPLLLLLNENGPVADEAIDLLRTVIKLYPSSVNRHYNKVESTIAAKIMSTEVNVKLSKKFARVLAMLPSVRVSEGNWSLMIQKVLMGINNLLNDAFVGLEEEKKGREIMMLLVPPGNDPPPVLGDQVKLGGNLHVTKKFRVFTVPTISALAHCCCMMLTSYYPVQVTVPVRALIALSRRVLLVDGSLRNKSFPSTTSLHQELICFELPLLHSSFLDLLHATIKGMRSQLLPHGANIVRLVTDYFKIAKLPTTRTKAYSIVQLLLTSMGVGMSLHLLEAIVSNAVGDLDDNCVKEVTLFSTNPSKGTSESVSKSYSKKRKQEPQIQNSHASGLEKAAISPKKMKTSSMRTSSKGMTPETPGDVRMFTPLCVKVAALETLEILLNVNSPRN; from the exons ATGGCCGGCGCCGTCGGCTTCCTCGCGGACGTGAACGACAGCTGGCTTAAGCCACGTCTGCTCCGAGTGGTGGTTGGCGAGCGGATGCCGCAGCCGGGGAGCACCGTCCAGCCGGAggagcttgcctccattgtcgAGGCGGTGCGCACGCACGGTCTCCTCTCCGAGGTCCTCCAGGACCCGTCGGACCAAAAGCTCGCCGAGGCGTGGCGCGCCACGGTCGACGCCTGGGTCGAGCGCGTCGGGGAGCTCGTGGAGAGCGACTCG CCATACAGTTGTTGGTTGGGAACTTGTTTTCTTGGCGTGACTTTCCAAGAGTGCAGCAGTGAGCGCTTTGCTGAATCATACTCTGATTGGTTTGAGAAGATTCTGAGGAACTTGCAG GGACCGTCTAGCTTGCAACTTGTTACCGTGGTCTCTTGTACTTCCATGTCTGATCTATTTGTGAG ATTGGTGAAATTTTTGAACTTAAAGAAAGAGGCATCATCCTTTGCTGGAAgagttgttgaaccattgctgCTGCTTTTAAATGAAAATGGTCCAGTGGCG GATGAAGCGATTGATTTGCTAAGGACAGTTATTAAATTGTATCCCTCATCTGTTAATCGACACTACAATAAA GTTGAATCCACCATTGCAGCAAAGATTATGAGTACAGAAGTCAATGTAAAATTATCAAAG AAATTTGCGAGAGTCTTAGCAATGCTACCTTCTGTCCGGGTATCTGAAGGCAATTGGTCATTGATGATTCAGAAAGTGCTGATGGGTATAAACAATCTTCTGAACGATGCTTTTGTTGGGCTGGAAGAAG AAAAGAAAGGGCGTGAGATTATGATGCTCCTAGTTCCACCTGGTAATGATCCTCCGCCAGTGTTGGGagatcaagtaaaattgggaggcAATTTGCATGTGACAAAGAAATTTCGTGTCTTCACGGTTCCTACCATTTCAGCCCTTGCCCATTGCTGCTGCATGATGCTGACTAGTTATTACCCAGTTCAG GTCACCGTTCCTGTCCGTGCTTTGATAGCTCTGTCACGGAGAGTGCTCTTAGTCGATGGATCATTGCGCAACAAGTCGTTCCCTTCAACTACGTCCTTGCACCAAgagcttatttgttttgagcttccATTATTGCATTCATCTTTCTTGGATTTGCTCCATGCAACTATTAAAGGGATGCGAAG CCAACTTTTACCGCATGGTGCTAATATTGTACGGCTTGTAACTGATTACTTCAAAATTGCAAAGTTGCCTACTACGAGGACAAAAGCTTACAGCATTGTTCAGCTGTTGCTGACCTCCATGGGTGTTG GAATGTCTCTCCATTTGTTAGAGGCAATAGTCAGCAATGCAGTTGGTGATCTGGATGATAATTGTGTAAAAGAAGTGACTCTATTCAGCACAAATCCATCAAAAGGGACTAGCGAATCTGTGTCAAAAAGTTACTCCAAGAAGAGGAAGCAAGAACCacaaatacaaaattcacatgccTCGGGTTTGGAGAAAGCAGCAATCagcccaaagaaaatgaaaacctcTTCCATGCGAACTTCATCGAAGGGAATGACCCCTGAAACTCCAGGAGATGTTAGAATGTTCACACCACTCTGTGTTAAAGTGGCTGCACTAGAAACCTTGGAAATTCTTCTGAATGTG AATTCGCCGCGGAATTGA